Proteins encoded by one window of Streptomyces uncialis:
- a CDS encoding CatB-related O-acetyltransferase gives MPVPVPADPTVLHPMPGQPRVVLLKPLVTSPLIEVGEFSYYDDPDDPTAFETRNVLYHYGPEKLVIGKYCALGTGTRFLMNGANHRMDGPSTFPFPTMGGSWAEHFDLLTGLPGRGDTVVGNDVWFGHGSTVLPGVRIGHGAIIAAGSVVTSDVPDYGIVGGNPARLIRTRYDAGDIARLLAVAWWDWPAAHLTRHVRTVMSGSVADLEAAAPGD, from the coding sequence ATGCCCGTGCCCGTGCCCGCCGATCCGACGGTGCTCCATCCGATGCCCGGACAGCCGCGCGTCGTGCTGCTGAAGCCGCTGGTCACGTCCCCGCTGATCGAGGTCGGGGAGTTCTCCTACTACGACGATCCCGACGACCCCACCGCGTTCGAGACCCGCAATGTGCTCTACCACTACGGGCCGGAGAAGCTCGTCATCGGGAAGTACTGCGCCCTGGGCACCGGCACCCGGTTCCTCATGAACGGCGCCAACCACCGGATGGACGGCCCGTCGACATTCCCCTTCCCCACCATGGGCGGCTCCTGGGCCGAGCACTTCGACCTGCTCACCGGGCTGCCCGGCCGGGGTGACACCGTCGTCGGCAACGACGTCTGGTTCGGCCATGGCTCGACCGTGCTGCCCGGGGTGCGGATCGGGCACGGCGCGATCATCGCCGCCGGTTCCGTGGTCACCTCCGACGTACCCGACTACGGCATCGTCGGCGGCAACCCCGCCCGCCTCATCCGCACCCGCTACGACGCCGGGGACATCGCCCGGCTGCTGGCCGTGGCCTGGTGGGACTGGCCCGCCGCGCACCTCACCCGGCATGTGCGGACGGTGATGTCGGGCAGCGTCGCGGACCTCGAAGCGGCGGCACCCGGCGACTGA